The following coding sequences are from one Manis pentadactyla isolate mManPen7 chromosome 13, mManPen7.hap1, whole genome shotgun sequence window:
- the LOC130680301 gene encoding WD repeat-containing protein 31-like has product MGKLQSKIKHSTYKYSRPDGIVEEKMSTKACPEYSPAHTDTVSVVAPLNSDLCISGGKDKTVVAYNWRIGNVVKRFRGHDREITKIACIHKSNQLFSASRDRMVMMWDLHGSSQPRKQFCGHAMVVTGSAVSPDSSQLCTGSQDNSMLLWDVGTGQLVERASVSTNLVTHLCWVPREPYILQTSEDKTIRLWDSRGLQVAHMFSTKQHIQTYCEVSEDGHKCISCSDGFEGEGCEAILWDLRQTRNRICEYTGHFQTVASCVFLPRALALTPFIATSSHDCKVKIWNQDTGACLFTLPLDGSGPLTSLAVGDTIPLLCASFSRGIHLLRVDRSRGLELREVAAF; this is encoded by the coding sequence ATGGGGAAACTGCAAAGCAAAATCAAACACAGCACTTACAAATACAGCAGGCCCGACGGAATTGTAGAAGAGAAAATGTCAACTAAAGCCTGTCCAGAGTATAGCCCAGCTCATACGGATACTGTCTCTGTTGTTGCCCCTCTGAACTCGGACCTGTGCATCTCCGGAGGGAAAGATAAGACAGTTGTGGCCTATAATTGGAGAATTGGAAATGTGGTGAAAAGGTTCAGAGGACATGATCGTGAAATCACCAAGATAGCCTGTATTCACAAATCAAACCAGTTATTCAGTGCCTCTCGCGACAGGATGGTCATGATGTGGGACTTGCATGGTTCCTCACAACCAAGGAAGCAGTTCTGTGGCCACGCCATGGTGGTCACCGGATCGGCTGTGAGTCCAGACTCATCACAGCTGTGCACTGGCTCTCAGGACAACAGCATGCTTCTGTGGGATGTGGGGACTGGACAGCTTGTGGAGAGAGCTTCAGTCTCCACGAATCTGGTCACTCACCTGTGCTGGGTCCCCAGAGAACCATATATACTACAGACATCTGAAGATAAAACCATCAGATTATGGGACAGTCGGGGACTGCAGGTAGCTCATATGTTTTCCACAAAACAGCACATTCAGACCTACTGCGAGGTCAGTGAGGATGGACACAAATGTATCTCCTGCAGCGATGGCTTTGAAGGGGAAGGCTGTGAAGCCATATTGTGGGACCTAAGGCAGACACGGAACAGAATATGTGAGTATACAGGACATTTCCAGACTGTTGCATCCTGTGTCTTCCTACCAAGAGCATTGGCCTTGACACCTTTCATTGCTACCTCATCACATGACTGCAAAGTGAAAATTTGGAACCAAGATACTGGAGCCTGCCTTTTCACCTTGCCTTTGGATGGATCAGGACCTTTGACTTCCCTGGCTGTTGGTGACACCATCCCCTTATTGTGTGCGAGTTTCAGCAGAGGGATTCACTTACTCCGAGTGGACCGCAGCCGAGGGCTGGAACTGCGAGAAGTGGCAGCATTCTGA